Part of the Zingiber officinale cultivar Zhangliang chromosome 6A, Zo_v1.1, whole genome shotgun sequence genome, GGGCGAGGGCAGTGCGTCTCTGAAAACGAATGCAGATGCCAAATATTATCAAGTCGTAGGAGATCCTCCATCCAGAGGTAGTTGGGATGTTGGTTACGGTGGATCGGGTGGGTTGGTTGCTGGGTAGTTACGTTATACTACTGACTGATTGTGACATCATTgttataataataaatataatctCTTTATCGAATAAGAAAGGAAAGGTGTTTGTTGACGACCTGATGTATCATTTATACTCATTGCATAATGCACTTTTCATGGACAATTTTGTATCTGCATTTTACTTAAAAGGGGAGTTTTAATGGATAAAATTATTGTCGAATAATTAGCCTTAAAGACATGAGTTTGACTTAAGAAAATAGCCTCGTGTACTATAAtgcaaaataaaattatgtataatAGATTCAATGTGATTGGATCTCACcccttaaaatttaatattaatggAAGTTTTTTATAATCTCCATTTTAagtaataatttataaaatttgaatAGAAAACaagaatatcatctacaaataTATAGGAATTATTACAAAAAATGGGGGTAAAATGTCCAAGGGAGATGTATGTGCCAAGAATTGAAATGCTAAAAAATGAATATTTATAGAGGAAAATTGAATTTGTCAAACATTATTCTGGGCAAGCCAAACATAtgttgataattttaaattaacttaataaaacttttaaggcaatctacttttaattaattaattttttaaaacttaattattttttttaatctaagtatCGAGTTCTTCAAATCAACTAATCTTTAAGGTAATTGGCTCAATCTCACAGAAGTTTTCAACGACTATCAGCATAAATTGAAAAACGCTTACACAGACCTATCTAAATAACTAATATTTTAGATCTGTTTCTTACAATAGACAAAATCCAAACAATACACCCCCGCTAAGATTAGAAGCTAATCGTAAGCATTATGGATTATGGTGCATGACTTTTTTAATCAAAGTACAAAATAATTTGGAAAGATGcacttatttattattatttttttatttttttatttacggTAAAGGCAtccttaaaaaaatatcaaaaggattttcaaaaatattattattttagaatATAGTAGCTATTTAAAAGtacttaatttaaataaaattaccaCTTAAAATACACTtatattaaaatagtttttctgaatttaatctaaattattcaaactaaatcaaaatcaCTCTAGATTAAATCACTTTAACACAATTATAACAATTATTGTAATTATTATcataaattctataaaaatatttattttaatcaattttgaataatttaaattaaattttaaaaaaatatttgaatataATAATACTtcatatataataatttaaaataaaagtactaaataaatttattttaacatattatatataACAATTATAGACATAATTGATATAATGAAACTAAAATGATATTTGTGAGGTGAAAAATATAATAGGCAATAACTAATTAAATCCTACAATTGGGCCATTTGGACTTTCTTATTAGATTTCatttaggctacgtttggttgggtgtaatgtaatcttgcttataatgtaatcaaatttgtaatgcaatgtaatgtaatcttgattacattactacgtttggtaatgtaatatatgtaatctttgattacaaggatgattaaactcttttgtttggtgtccattatttttcataaaaaatgtaattcgtattattataaaatgacaaaaatattctGCGACCTCTACCGATGGTCGTCGCACCTCTGCCGGAGCTTGTGGCAACCAACGGTCGTCGCCTCCTCCGCCGGTAGCCACCACCGGCAACCGACGACGGCGACGATCGCCAGCGACCACCGCGGCGATGGTGACGATCGACAGGCGGGGTCGACGGCGGTGGCTAGCGCCAGCCGACGACAGTGGATGACGGTCATAgtggactaggggtatattcggcatttaaattttggttaaacggTGACTTCgtaatgtaatccgattacatagtatttgctttataatctagattacaaaacttcactaccttttgtaatccagattacattacaagtttaaaattaaaccaaataaaataatcaaccttgtaatTAATGTCCTTAACTCATTCGTTTTCCATTTGCTAATTGTATTTAAAATCATCTTATTTTAAttgatccttcttcttcttcttcttcttttttttttttttttttttttttttttgcaaattcttaatttctttttcatgtCTCATCAAAACCTTCTCTCTTTAATTTATAAAGGATACCATCAAGTGTTCCAATTGGGTATCCCAACCTTATCCAATCCCTACACATGCACAACTGATGCATACTAGGGATGATAATTTCATCTGAATTTAATGAGTAATTCGATATTCGATTTGAATGGAGAAGGATATGGAGAGAATTTTATACCTAATTATAGTAAATGAATATTCTTATTCAGGTATGGGTATTTCAAGTATGAGTATTTCAAGTATGGGTATTTCAAGTATGGGTATGGAGACGAATGTGGTAAAATCCTATCCATACTTTACCCGATACCCGATATATATATTTCCATCTTAGAAAAAAAAAGTCTTAGTTTGTCTCTTTATCTGGTCATCAACTAGTATCTTATCTTCTTTTCTATGAGAAATGTTCACCGATCTAAAGAGCGTGAGACGAGGAAAAGTTTACGTGAGAGGAGGAAGAGCTGACAAgtacattgatttttttttttaaaaaaaaatgaaaatggtaAGGAGTAATAAGATGATGAGTAGTATATGAATACCCGAAACTCCGACAGATATAGAGATAAGTAtgaaagttaaatatccgatgaGTTTGAGGATGAGTATGAGTATAGATATAATAAATGGAGATGGGTACGGAGGATATGAAATCCTACCCATTGTTATCCTTAATGCAGACTTGGTCCGTGATAgcgtatttttttaattaattaatttattttgttaagctttgggttatgttaaaaaaattttacttttagAATTTAGGGGTTGGGATTGTATtataatacttaataaaaaaaaattaaattaattttttttgaggTTTGTACAAGATGTGTTGGGTAAGGTCcttttatatatatgaaaaatgaTGTGCAGAAGGAAAAATCTCAAGTAAAATCTAAGGGATAGACATATAAAATGATAGAGCCCATAAAAGTAAAAATGATAGGTCAttaatttatgtgtctatcttttttttctgatattttttctcttatatatatatatatatataaatccccGATCCCCGCCTCCATTGTTTGACACCGTCCTCACCGCCATTCCTTGTCAGAGTCCTCACCCTGACTTCCAAGTTCCCTTTCCCCTCTCGACAAGCTTGTCCTCGCCGAGACTCCAAAGTTCCCTCTCCTCGCCAGTCACCGCGACTTTTCGTTTGTCCTCGCCACGACTCCAAAGCTCCCTCTCCTCACCATGACTCTTCCTCGCCGCGATACTTAAGTTCTATGTCTTAGGAGCAAACTCAGCCAACTCCGCCCAACACTAGGACCGATAACAACTCTTTTTCTTTCCTAATGGCTATAAACTTTGTCAATTTTGTTGTAGGCATGGCTTATCTTCTATttaattaaatcttttttttCTATTCATTTAACTTTGTTGGATACGAATTAACAGAGTTAGTGTGGTGTGATTTAGGTACCGATGGTATAAAAAATAGTAGAATGTTTAAAGCTACTTTGAATTGCACAAAATTAAGACTTTTGTATAGTGAATGTTTTGTTATAGGTTAATAGGTCATCATCATCAAACAATTACTTTTGATTATAACTTTATAAGTGATGAGAAAAAGTCTTTTATTTGACTACTTAATAAGTTCACCAAATATAATTATCACTAATTAAATCCTTCAATGGGGGCCATTTGGACTTTTATATTAGATATCATTTAACTCATTCGTTTTCCAGTTGCTagttatatttaaaatcattttattttaattgatccttcttttttaaatcttaattcCTTTTTGATGTCTCATCAAAACCTTCTctttgttgaaaaataaaatatgtggATGTCCATAACCCCTAATGACTTCATAAACTCCCTCATCTACATAACCTATTTTCTTTTAAACTCCTAAGTTATATAAATTCATGAGGAGTTTTAATATGATTGTATACCTATAAATACATATGTATATGTTCATTTCATGAagtaagaaaaagagagaaaaaagagaaaaggttAATAATACTTCATTTTTATATGCAATtacttatataattttataacaCGTTATCAGCACGAAGAGCTCtactttttcttttaaatcaattataggtaatattaaaaaaaaatgtatagatatatttatatatatatatattctcaatCAAAATTATTCACATGCCAAGAAATTAAATTTATAGTTCCTTTATCATTTATTAGCTATTATCCAATTAACTATTAGTTAGTTACTTATTTGTATGATTTGCAACGTTTTAAACATTTTACAATATTTTACAGTTAAGTATTACAAAATCATCTTTTGATTATATCATGTTTTatcatttattaataaatatatatgatgcacgataattattattaataatttagttttctttgtaataGATTCTTACTATGTCCAATCTTTCAAAGTTAGAGTTTGTGGCTCTTGACATTTCGGGAAAAAATTATCTATCATGAATTTTGGATGCGGAGATTCATTTGGATGCTATGGGTCTTGGAGACACCATAAAAGATGGAAATAAGGAATCTTTACAAAATCGCGCAAAAGCAATGATATTCATTCGTCACCATCTTCATGAAGCattgaaaattgaatatttgacaATTAAAGATCCACTTGAGCTATGGAATAATTTGAAGGAAAGGTATAACCATTATAAAACCGTGATTCTTCCAAATGCTCGTTATGAATGGATTCATTTACGTTTACAAGCTTTTAAATCTGTAAGTGAATATAACTCAGCAATGTTTAGAATtagctcaaaattaaaattatgtggTGAAAAAATTACTGATGAAGATATGTTGGAAAAAACATATTCTACCTTTCATGCATCTAACATGCTCCTGCAGCAACAATATAGAGAGAAAGGTTTTAAGAAATATTCTGAGTTGATTACATGTCTTCTGGTGGCTGAGCAAAATAATGAGCTTTTGATGAAAAATCATGAGATCCGTCCAACTGGTGCTAGTCCAATCCCTGAAGTGAATGAGATAACTGGTAAAAATGATAAACGACAGCACAGACAAAAATTTAATCATGGTCGTGGTCGTGGTCGTGGCCGTGGTCGTGGCCGTGGTCGTGGTCGTAGATACGGAAATGATCGATCTGAAGAAAATCATGATGGttataataaaagaaacacaacaacTCACCAGAAGTGGGTTAACAATAATGTCCATCAAAAGTGGACAAATGACAATGGTAAAAGGATTCAAAGTGGACAAGATAATGACGAAAAGAAATCAAAAAATTCATGTTATAGATGTGGCATGAAAGGGCATTGGTCACGTACTTGTCGTACGCCAAAATACTTTATTGATCTCTACCAAGCCTCTTTAAAGGGCAAGGCAAAAGATATAGAGACCAATGTTGTCTTTCAAGACAATAACACAATTGTTGGTCCTTCTATGACAACACATTTGGATGTTTCTGATTTCTTTGCAGATCCTGATGGAGGGATAGACAATTTGACTGGAAATAAAGATATTTATGGAAATgtctaaattaatcaaatattttaaaataaattagttcATTTGCAGTTATGTTTCCTTTTTCTAATCTTTTAGTTGTTTCTCATTATGTATCTCTTTTGTTTTAATGAAGAATATCATGGCTTTTGGATTCAATAATGGAGATTTATGTCTTATTGATAGTGCAACGACACATTCTATAttcaaaaaggaaaaatatttttcttatttagaaATGGGTGAAAGTAATGTTAATACAATATCTGGTACTACAAATATTATTGAAGGTTCCGGAAGAGCTAATATATCATTATTTAGAGGAACAAAATTTGTTATTGACAATGCATTGTTCTCTCCTAAGTCTCAAAGAAATTTGCTAAGTTTCAAAGATATTCGCCGAAATGGATATCACattgaaacatatgatgagaataTTGAATATCTCTATATTACAAAATTAGTGTTGGGTaagaaacatgtatatgaaagatTACCTGCTTTCTTATCTGGTTTGTATTACACAATAATATATGCAGTAGAAACAAATGCAATAGTAAACCCGAAGTTTACTGATTCAAATGATTTTATACTTTGGCATGACCGATTGGGACATCCTGGTTCTACAATGTTtcaaaaaattatcaagaattcACATGGACACCCATTAAAGAACCAGAAGATTCTCCAATTTAATGAATTCTCATGTTCTGCTTGTTCTCAAGGAAAACTTATTATGCGGCCTTCACCATTTaaagttggaattgaatccccaGCATTTCTGGAACGTATACAAGGTGATATATGTGGGCCTATTCACCCACCATGTGGACCATTTAAATATTTTATGGTGCTAATTGACGCCTCTACAAGAtggtcacatgtatgtttattatcaaCTCGCAACCTGGCGTTTGCGAGATTACTCGCCCAAATAATTCGGTTGAGAGCTCAATTTCCAGAATATTCTATCAAGAAAATACGTCTTGATAATGCCGGTGAATTTACATCCCAAATATTTAATGACTATTGTATGTCTATTGGAATAACTGTTGAACATCCTGTTGCTTATGTTCATACACAAAATGGTTTAGCTGAATCATTTATTAAACGTCTCCAGTTAATAGCTAGACCATTGATTATGAGAACTAAGCTTCCTACATCTATTTGGGGGCATGCTATTTTGCATGCAGCAACACTTATACTTATCAGGCCAACCAGTTATCATATATTCTCCCCTTTACAATTGACTTTTGGTCAAGAGCCTAATATATCCCATTTGAGAATATTTGGATGTGCAGTATATGTGCCAATTAACCCACTACAACGCACTAAAATGGGACCCCAAAGGAAATTGGGAATATATGTTGGATATGATTCTCCTTCAATTATAAGATATTTGGAACCAATGACAGGAGATGTTTTTACGGCGCGATTTGCTGACTGTCACTTTAATGAAACAATTTTTCCAAAGTTAGGGGGAGAAAATAAAGAGTTTCCCAAAGAAGTCACTTGGCATGCATCATTATCGCAATTTGATCCTCGTACAAATCAATGTGAACTTGAAGTTCAAAGAATAATACATTTGCAAAATATTGCAAATCAATTGCCTGATGCGTTCACTGACTTGAAGAGAGTGACTAAGTCGCATATACCAGCTATTAATGCTCCGGCTCATATTGATGTACCAATTGGACAATCAATTAATGAGATTACAACTCGCCTGAAGCGTGGTAGACCAATTGGTTATAAAGATAAAAATCCTCGAAAAAGGAAAGGATCAACTAATCAAGATGTTCATTTTGAAGCGCCTAAGTCTCCTATAGAGACAACTGACATAACTTTTGATAAAACTCCAGAAGAGGTCCagatacttgaaaataatgaagAAATCTCAATAAATTATGTCAAGACAGGGAAGAAATTGAATCGATCAAGATTAGTTATTGACAATAAATTTGCATACAATGTAgcgcttgaaattatttatgaaaaTGATGATCAAGAACCTAAATCTATTGAGCAATGTCGAAGTATGCATGATTGGCCAAAATGGAAAGATGCAATTCAAGAGGAATTAAACTCACTTGCAAAACGTGAGGTTTTGGGACCTGTAGTCCGAACACCAAAAGGTGTAACCCCTGTAGGGTACAAATGGATTTTTGTACGAAAGCGaaatgagaaaaatgaaatcATAAGATATAAAGCTCGTTTAGTGGCACAAGGTTTTTCTCAAAAACCTGGTATTGATTATGAAGAAACATATTCCCCTGTAGTGGATGCAATCACATTTCGATATCTTCTTTGTATGACAGCACAAGAAAAGCTTGAAATGCGTTTGATGGATGTAGTAGCAGCTTATTTGTATGGAAAACTTGATAATGATATTTATATGAAAATCCCTGAAGGGCTCAGAATGCCAGAAGCATCaacttcaaattttaaaaatatttattccatTAAATTACAAAGATCTTTGTATGGATTGAAGCAATCTGGACGTATGTGGTATAAACGTCTAAGTGATTATTTGGTGCAACATAAATATCAAAATGATCCTATATGTCCATGTGTTTTTATAAAAAAGGATGGACTAAAATTTATCATTATTtctgtatatgttgatgatttaaATATCATTGGAAGTCCTGAAGAAGTTATACATACAGTTGATATCTTGAAAAGAGAATTTGAGATGAAAGATctaggaaaaataaaattttgtattGGATTACAAATTGAACATTTTGCTGATGGAATTTTTATCCATCAATCAGCTTATACACTAAAGGTTCTAAAACGATTTTATATGGATAAAGCTCATCCATTAAGTTCCCCAATGGTTGTTCGATCACTTGATGTGAACAAAGATCCTTTTCGACCTAGTGAAAATGGTGAAGAACTACTTGGTCCTGAAGTACCATATTTAAGTGCAATTGGTGCATTAATGTATCTTGCTAATAATACAAGACCAGATATAGCATTTGCTGTAAATTTATTAGTAAGATATAGTTCTTCTCCAACACGTAGACATTGGAATggaattaaacatatatttaggtATCTTCAAGGTACCAACGATTTGGGCttattttattctaatatgtCTACTTCAGAGTTAATTGGTTATGCAGATGCAGGATATTTATCTGATCCACATAAAGGTCGATCTCAGACtggttatttatttacatatggtGGAACAGCCATATCTTGGAGATCTATCAAACAAACCATAGCCGCTACATCATCGAATCATTCTGAAATACTTGCAATACATGAAGCCAGTCGGGAATGTGTTTGGTTGAGATTAATGATTCAACATATCAAGGAAAAATGTGGTTTAGCTACTAATAAGGAAATTCCAACAATATTATATGAAGACAATGCGGCATGTATAGCTCAATTAAAGGAAGGGTACatcaaaggggatagaattaaacATATCTCACCAAAGTTCTTCTTCACTTATGATCTACAAAAGAATGGTGatattaaagttcaacagattcgCTCTAGCAATAATTTGGCAGATTTATTTACTAAAGCATTACCTACAACAACATTTAAGAAATTAGTATATGGTATTGGAATGCGGCGGTACAGAGA contains:
- the LOC121995422 gene encoding uncharacterized protein LOC121995422 is translated as MGLGDTIKDGNKESLQNRAKAMIFIRHHLHEALKIEYLTIKDPLELWNNLKERYNHYKTVILPNARYEWIHLRLQAFKSVSEYNSAMFRISSKLKLCGEKITDEDMLEKTYSTFHASNMLLQQQYREKGFKKYSELITCLLVAEQNNELLMKNHEIRPTGASPIPEVNEITGKNDKRQHRQKFNHGRGRGRGRGRGRGRGRRYGNDRSEENHDGYNKRNTTTHQKWVNNNVHQKWTNDNGKRIQSGQDNDEKKSKNSCYRCGMKGHWSRTCRTPKYFIDLYQASLKGKAKDIETNVVFQDNNTIVGPSMTTHLDVSDFFADPDGGIDNLTGNKDIYGNV